Proteins from a genomic interval of Phenylobacterium sp. LH3H17:
- a CDS encoding YciI family protein, translated as MPLFALFCVDKPNSLPLRMATREAHLAYVGGFRDQLRLGGPMLDDKGDMAGSIIFIEADDLAAAQAFSTGDPYRQAGLFDHVHVTAFKPTLGTLG; from the coding sequence ATGCCGCTCTTCGCCCTGTTCTGCGTCGACAAGCCGAACTCCCTGCCCCTGCGCATGGCGACCCGCGAGGCCCATCTGGCCTATGTGGGCGGCTTCCGCGACCAGCTCCGCCTCGGCGGCCCGATGCTGGACGACAAGGGCGACATGGCCGGCTCGATCATCTTCATCGAGGCCGACGATCTCGCCGCCGCCCAGGCCTTCAGCACCGGCGACCCCTACCGGCAGGCGGGCCTGTTCGACCATGTGCACGTCACCGCCTTCAAGCCCACCCTGGGAACCCTGGGGTGA
- a CDS encoding Rieske 2Fe-2S domain-containing protein — MTRDGPDNLARPAAGQDLCALTDLSDPGSKGFRFRHERLMFAGFVVRVGDQVRGYVDSCPHAGWPLAAWDDRYLTREGDLILCGGHAALFRPLDGVCVAGPCADERLSPWPVAVIGARIVTA; from the coding sequence GTGACCCGCGACGGCCCGGACAATCTCGCCCGGCCCGCGGCCGGCCAGGACCTCTGCGCCCTGACCGACCTGTCCGATCCTGGATCGAAGGGCTTTCGCTTCCGCCATGAGCGGCTGATGTTCGCCGGCTTCGTGGTGCGGGTCGGCGACCAGGTGCGGGGCTATGTGGACTCCTGCCCCCACGCCGGCTGGCCGCTGGCCGCCTGGGACGACCGCTACCTGACCCGCGAGGGCGACCTGATCCTCTGTGGCGGCCACGCCGCCCTGTTCCGGCCCCTGGACGGAGTCTGCGTCGCCGGGCCCTGCGCCGACGAGCGTCTCAGTCCCTGGCCCGTGGCGGTCATCGGGGCTCGCATCGTCACCGCCTGA
- a CDS encoding class I SAM-dependent methyltransferase — protein MADALRALATFNGRFAPQFARTMLATPRADEEAAAFAAHCDTKGFEFTEAWADNNFRFVSPLLREFAKDKGQIRYLEIGAYEGKNLAFMDWLLPARLDVTVIDPWFDEELNPEEKYLAVEPRFQRNVAKLKFDKLTARKGFSTYELPKMLEAGEKLDLIYIDGSHTAWAVGVDLAYCAALLDIGGMMVLDDYWHDESEIGGPGVKQAVDHFHAVFRQYFEITAVYRQVALTKIRDIPR, from the coding sequence ATGGCCGACGCCCTTCGCGCGCTCGCGACGTTCAACGGACGGTTCGCGCCGCAATTCGCCAGGACCATGCTGGCCACCCCGCGCGCCGACGAGGAGGCCGCGGCCTTCGCCGCCCACTGCGACACCAAGGGCTTCGAGTTCACCGAGGCCTGGGCCGACAACAATTTCCGCTTCGTCTCGCCCCTGCTGCGCGAGTTCGCCAAGGACAAGGGCCAGATCCGCTATCTCGAGATCGGCGCCTATGAGGGCAAGAACCTGGCCTTCATGGACTGGCTGTTGCCCGCCCGGCTGGACGTCACGGTCATCGACCCCTGGTTCGACGAAGAGCTCAATCCGGAAGAGAAGTACCTGGCCGTCGAGCCGCGCTTCCAGCGCAACGTGGCCAAGCTGAAGTTCGACAAGCTCACCGCCCGAAAGGGCTTCTCCACCTACGAACTGCCCAAGATGCTTGAGGCCGGCGAGAAGCTGGACCTCATCTATATCGACGGCTCCCATACCGCGTGGGCGGTGGGCGTCGACCTGGCCTATTGCGCGGCCCTGCTCGATATCGGCGGCATGATGGTGCTGGACGACTACTGGCACGACGAGAGCGAGATCGGCGGCCCCGGCGTGAAGCAGGCCGTGGACCATTTCCACGCCGTCTTCCGCCAGTATTTCGAGATCACCGCCGTCTACCGGCAGGTGGCCCTGACCAAGATCCGCGACATCCCGCGGTAG
- a CDS encoding creatininase family protein, with protein MLLHLSTWQEIETYLEHSKSVVIPIGSNEQHGPTGLLGTDWLCPEIIAHEAQKTSDLLIGPTFSIGMAQHHLGFPGTISLRPSTFIAAIGDWVRSLHAHGFEKIYFLNGHGGNVATIEAAFSELYAEASFARVERGFSCKLKNWWELRGVLALANRQFPTGHGSHATPSEIAVTQWAYPDHIKTANYAPQIAPTGPIREAKDFRARYPDGRMGSDPGQATPEKGGELVAMAAQGLIADVAEFVAEPFPARG; from the coding sequence ATGCTGCTCCACCTCTCCACCTGGCAAGAGATCGAGACCTATCTCGAACACTCCAAGAGCGTGGTGATCCCGATCGGCTCCAACGAGCAGCACGGGCCGACGGGGCTCCTGGGCACCGACTGGCTGTGCCCGGAGATCATCGCCCACGAGGCCCAGAAGACCTCCGACCTGCTGATCGGGCCGACCTTCAGCATCGGCATGGCCCAGCACCATCTGGGCTTTCCGGGGACCATATCGCTGCGGCCCTCGACGTTCATCGCCGCCATCGGCGACTGGGTGCGCTCGCTGCACGCCCACGGCTTCGAGAAGATCTATTTCCTGAACGGCCACGGCGGCAACGTCGCCACCATCGAGGCGGCCTTCTCGGAGCTCTACGCCGAGGCGAGCTTCGCCCGGGTCGAGCGCGGCTTCTCCTGCAAGCTGAAGAACTGGTGGGAATTGCGCGGCGTCCTGGCGCTCGCCAACCGCCAGTTCCCCACCGGTCACGGCAGCCACGCCACCCCCTCGGAGATCGCCGTCACCCAGTGGGCCTATCCCGACCACATCAAGACCGCGAACTACGCGCCGCAGATCGCGCCCACCGGTCCGATCCGCGAGGCCAAGGACTTCCGCGCCCGCTATCCCGACGGCCGCATGGGCTCCGACCCTGGCCAGGCCACCCCGGAAAAGGGCGGCGAGTTGGTGGCGATGGCGGCCCAGGGCCTGATCGCCGACGTGGCGGAGTTCGTCGCCGAGCCGTTCCCGGCGCGGGGATAG
- a CDS encoding M28 family metallopeptidase → MRLVLVLCAALAATPALAAAPPTDEARWWGHVETLAGPEFEGRLTGSQGHARAAAYAAGQFKAYGLQPAGTDLYLQPVTFAVQKIDAARSSVVLTAGSQIAPLQVGPDIILGSRVPQRPKVEAPLVFIGYGLHLPEIGVDDFAKQDLKGKIAVYINGGPGDISAALKSHSRGAQTWRAAEAAGAVGLISLTSPKTAEAPWTRNIENSVQPGMYPADPSLQDAAAPKFSASFNPATAEKLFARSGHSFAEVLALADAAKPMDGFDLKVGLKADVAATVSAVTSQNVVAKLPGSDPTLAAEHVVITAHLDHLGLNETGKGAPYYPGAMDNASGVASVLEVARQMAAAEIKPKRSVLFVLVTAEEKGLLGSKYFAERPSVPRGSVVASLNMDMALPLWPLTSVIVLGADDSTLGDAARAAARDQGLEVVADPYPDRNSFIRSDQYSFIRVGVPALAFKFGFKPGTPQAEIEKAWRSSRYHGLADDLSQPVERAEAVKFNAYMAAVVLQAANAPKRPAWKDTSFFKRFAD, encoded by the coding sequence ATGCGTCTCGTCCTTGTCCTTTGCGCCGCCCTGGCCGCGACCCCCGCCCTGGCCGCCGCGCCGCCCACCGACGAGGCGCGGTGGTGGGGCCACGTGGAGACCCTGGCCGGACCGGAATTCGAAGGCCGGCTGACCGGCAGTCAGGGTCATGCGAGGGCGGCCGCCTACGCCGCCGGCCAGTTCAAGGCCTATGGGCTGCAGCCGGCGGGAACCGACCTCTACCTGCAGCCGGTCACCTTCGCGGTGCAGAAGATCGACGCCGCCCGGTCGAGCGTCGTTCTGACGGCCGGGTCGCAGATCGCGCCGCTGCAGGTCGGCCCTGACATCATCCTGGGCTCACGCGTCCCGCAAAGGCCCAAGGTGGAAGCGCCCCTGGTGTTCATCGGCTACGGCCTGCACCTGCCCGAGATCGGCGTCGACGACTTCGCCAAGCAGGATCTGAAGGGCAAGATCGCCGTCTATATCAATGGCGGGCCGGGCGACATCTCCGCGGCGCTCAAGTCTCACTCCCGCGGCGCCCAGACCTGGCGCGCGGCCGAGGCCGCCGGCGCCGTGGGCCTGATCTCGCTCACCAGCCCCAAGACCGCCGAGGCGCCCTGGACGCGCAATATCGAGAACTCGGTGCAGCCAGGCATGTACCCGGCCGACCCGTCCCTGCAGGACGCGGCGGCGCCGAAGTTCTCGGCCTCGTTCAACCCGGCCACCGCCGAGAAGCTGTTCGCCCGCTCCGGCCACAGCTTCGCCGAGGTCCTGGCCCTGGCCGACGCGGCCAAGCCGATGGACGGCTTCGACCTGAAGGTCGGCCTCAAGGCCGATGTCGCGGCCACCGTCTCGGCGGTCACCTCGCAGAACGTCGTCGCCAAGCTGCCGGGCTCCGACCCCACGCTCGCCGCCGAGCATGTGGTGATCACCGCCCATCTTGACCATCTGGGGCTGAACGAGACCGGCAAGGGCGCGCCCTACTATCCCGGCGCCATGGACAACGCCTCGGGCGTGGCCAGCGTGCTGGAGGTCGCCCGGCAGATGGCGGCCGCCGAGATCAAGCCGAAGCGCTCGGTGCTGTTCGTCCTGGTGACCGCCGAGGAGAAGGGCCTGCTGGGCTCGAAATACTTCGCCGAACGCCCCAGCGTGCCGAGGGGTTCAGTGGTCGCGAGCCTCAACATGGACATGGCCCTGCCGCTCTGGCCCTTGACCTCGGTGATCGTCCTGGGGGCGGACGATAGCACCCTGGGCGACGCCGCCCGCGCGGCGGCCAGGGACCAGGGGCTCGAGGTGGTGGCCGACCCCTATCCGGACCGCAACTCGTTCATCCGCTCCGACCAGTACAGCTTCATACGCGTCGGCGTGCCGGCGCTCGCCTTCAAGTTCGGGTTCAAGCCGGGGACGCCGCAGGCGGAGATCGAAAAGGCCTGGCGGTCCAGCCGCTATCACGGCCTGGCCGACGACCTCAGCCAGCCTGTGGAGCGGGCCGAGGCGGTGAAGTTCAACGCCTACATGGCCGCCGTCGTCCTGCAGGCGGCCAACGCCCCCAAGCGGCCGGCCTGGAAGGACACCAGCTTCTTCAAGCGGTTCGCCGACTAA
- the acs gene encoding acetate--CoA ligase: MSEGEVFPVPSAWAKRAHMDAAGYEAAVAQVETDPEAYWRKVASRLDWITPPTQIKDTSFHKHPFHIRWYADGVLNASVNCLDRHLATRGDQTAIIWESDEGHPWTSLTYKELHAEVCRMANVLKAKGVKKGDRVTIYLPMIPQVAVSMLACARIGAVHSVIFGGFSADSIAGRIQDCDSRIVITADEGMRGGKVVPLKQNVDEALTQCPGVTDVIVVRRTRADVPMVEGRDAFFSDLKQTVSDVCEPEPMNAEDPLFILYTSGSTGKPKGVLHTTGGYLAWAAHTHELVFDYRPGEVFWCTADVGWVTGHSYVVYGPLANAATTVMFEGVPNYPTNSRFWEVIDKHQVEIFYTAPTAIRALMRDGDEPVARTSRKSLRLLGTVGEPINPEAWLWYHRVVGEGRCPIVDTYWQTETGACLATPLPGAHAAKPGSCAKPLPGVKFELVDAEGKVLHGAVSGNLVVTDSWPGQMRTVYGDHQRFFDTYFSTYAGKYFTGDGCRRDEDGYYWITGRVDDVINVSGHRLGTAEIESALVSNENVAEAAVVGFPHDIKGQGIYCFVTLKADVTPTDILQAELKGWVRREIGPFAAPDVVQFAPGLPKTRSGKIMRRILRKIAENDLTNLGDTSTLADPSVVDDLVKNREA; this comes from the coding sequence GTGAGCGAAGGCGAGGTTTTTCCGGTTCCGAGCGCCTGGGCCAAGCGCGCGCATATGGACGCCGCCGGGTATGAGGCCGCCGTCGCGCAGGTGGAAACCGATCCGGAGGCCTATTGGCGCAAGGTCGCCAGCCGCCTCGACTGGATCACGCCGCCCACCCAGATCAAGGACACGTCCTTCCACAAGCACCCCTTCCACATCCGCTGGTACGCCGACGGTGTGTTGAACGCCTCGGTGAACTGCCTGGACCGCCACCTGGCGACCCGCGGCGACCAGACCGCGATCATCTGGGAGAGCGACGAGGGCCATCCCTGGACCAGCCTGACCTACAAGGAGCTGCACGCCGAAGTCTGCCGCATGGCCAACGTGCTCAAGGCCAAGGGCGTCAAGAAGGGCGACCGCGTCACCATCTACCTGCCGATGATCCCCCAGGTGGCGGTGTCCATGCTGGCCTGCGCCCGCATCGGGGCGGTGCATTCGGTGATCTTCGGCGGCTTCTCGGCCGACAGCATCGCCGGCCGCATACAGGACTGCGACTCCAGGATCGTCATCACCGCCGACGAGGGCATGCGCGGCGGCAAGGTGGTCCCGCTGAAGCAGAACGTCGACGAGGCCCTGACCCAGTGCCCAGGCGTCACCGACGTGATCGTCGTGCGCCGCACCCGCGCCGACGTGCCGATGGTCGAGGGCCGCGACGCCTTCTTCTCCGACCTCAAGCAGACCGTCTCCGACGTCTGCGAGCCCGAGCCGATGAACGCCGAGGATCCGCTGTTCATCCTCTATACCTCCGGCTCGACGGGTAAGCCGAAGGGCGTGCTGCACACCACCGGCGGCTATCTGGCCTGGGCGGCCCACACCCACGAGCTGGTCTTCGACTACCGCCCCGGCGAGGTGTTCTGGTGCACGGCCGATGTGGGCTGGGTCACCGGTCACAGCTATGTGGTCTATGGCCCGCTGGCCAATGCGGCGACCACCGTGATGTTCGAAGGCGTGCCGAACTACCCGACCAACTCCCGCTTCTGGGAGGTGATCGACAAGCACCAGGTGGAGATCTTCTACACCGCGCCCACCGCCATCCGCGCCCTGATGCGCGACGGCGACGAGCCGGTCGCCAGGACCAGCCGCAAGTCCCTGCGCCTGCTGGGCACGGTGGGAGAGCCGATCAATCCCGAGGCCTGGCTCTGGTACCACCGGGTGGTGGGCGAGGGCCGCTGCCCCATCGTCGACACCTATTGGCAGACGGAGACGGGCGCCTGCCTGGCCACCCCGCTGCCGGGCGCCCACGCCGCCAAGCCGGGCTCCTGCGCCAAGCCGTTGCCGGGGGTGAAGTTCGAACTGGTCGACGCCGAAGGCAAGGTCCTGCACGGCGCGGTCAGCGGCAACCTGGTCGTCACCGACAGCTGGCCGGGCCAGATGCGCACGGTCTATGGCGACCACCAGCGTTTCTTCGACACCTACTTCTCCACCTATGCCGGCAAGTACTTCACCGGCGACGGCTGCCGGCGGGACGAGGACGGCTACTACTGGATCACCGGCCGGGTGGACGACGTGATCAACGTCTCCGGCCACCGCCTGGGCACCGCCGAGATCGAGAGCGCCTTGGTCAGCAACGAGAACGTGGCCGAGGCCGCGGTGGTCGGCTTCCCGCACGACATCAAGGGCCAGGGCATCTACTGCTTCGTGACACTCAAGGCCGACGTGACCCCCACCGACATCCTGCAGGCTGAGCTCAAGGGCTGGGTCCGCCGGGAGATCGGGCCCTTCGCCGCCCCCGACGTCGTGCAGTTCGCCCCGGGCCTGCCCAAGACCCGCTCGGGCAAGATCATGCGCCGCATCCTGCGTAAGATCGCCGAGAACGACCTCACCAACCTGGGCGACACCTCCACCCTGGCCGATCCCTCGGTGGTCGACGACCTGGTGAAGAACCGCGAGGCGTGA
- a CDS encoding small ribosomal subunit Rsm22 family protein, producing MSPDLPPALRQAADRLLEGVSRKGLAEQSARISAQYRAGQSSAGVVGSTAEATAYVLTRLPATYAAGAHVLAEAARIAPDFQPRTLLDAGAGPGGAGWAALETWPALEAATLLDSNQSFLEMATTLAAEGPAALRDAQRLRGDLTAPRDWPAVDLAIASYALAEIAPARQAETVAALWAATLGMLVLIEPGTPAGHARILAARDGLIAAGATILAPCPHHAACPLVAPDWCHFVQRLPRSRDHRLAKGGEVPFEDEKFSYLVAARAGGVRREARILAPPHAAKPGITFKLCTPEGTAEPRFVPRREKRAYAIARRLDWGDVLPGTE from the coding sequence GTGAGCCCCGACCTGCCGCCCGCCCTGCGCCAGGCCGCCGACCGCTTGCTGGAGGGCGTGTCGCGCAAGGGCCTGGCTGAGCAATCCGCCAGGATTTCCGCCCAGTATCGGGCCGGCCAGTCCTCGGCCGGGGTGGTGGGCTCCACAGCCGAGGCCACGGCCTATGTCCTGACCCGCCTGCCGGCCACCTATGCCGCCGGGGCCCATGTGCTGGCGGAGGCCGCGCGGATCGCGCCGGATTTCCAGCCCAGGACTCTGCTCGACGCCGGAGCGGGACCTGGCGGCGCAGGCTGGGCGGCGCTGGAGACCTGGCCTGCCCTCGAGGCGGCGACCCTGCTGGACTCGAACCAATCCTTCCTGGAGATGGCCACGACCCTGGCCGCCGAGGGTCCCGCCGCCCTGCGCGACGCCCAGCGCCTGCGCGGCGACCTGACCGCGCCGCGCGACTGGCCCGCCGTCGACCTGGCGATCGCCAGCTATGCCCTCGCCGAGATCGCCCCGGCCCGCCAGGCTGAGACCGTCGCGGCGCTGTGGGCGGCGACCCTGGGCATGCTTGTGCTGATCGAGCCGGGAACCCCAGCCGGCCACGCCCGCATCCTGGCCGCCCGCGACGGTCTGATCGCCGCCGGCGCGACCATCCTCGCGCCCTGCCCGCACCACGCCGCCTGCCCGCTGGTCGCGCCCGACTGGTGCCACTTCGTCCAGCGCCTGCCGCGATCCCGCGACCACCGCCTGGCCAAGGGCGGCGAGGTTCCCTTCGAGGACGAGAAGTTCAGCTACCTGGTCGCCGCCCGCGCCGGGGGCGTCCGCCGCGAGGCCCGCATCCTCGCGCCGCCCCACGCCGCAAAGCCCGGCATCACCTTCAAGCTTTGCACGCCGGAGGGAACCGCCGAGCCGCGCTTCGTCCCCCGCCGCGAAAAGCGGGCCTACGCGATCGCCCGCCGCCTTGACTGGGGCGACGTCCTGCCCGGCACCGAATAA
- a CDS encoding NADP-dependent oxidoreductase — MPKSREIHLVARPKGLPAQDDFALVETSVPDAADGQVLVENLYMSVDPAMRPRLTAGQDLNVAMMGGALGKVVQSKHPDFAVGDLVSNRLGFREFFVSDGKGLTKLVADPDLPLTVHMHALGMTGFTAYGGLLHIGQLKDGEQVFVSTAAGAVGSVAAQIAKIKGCYVVGSTGAADKAAWLRDEVGLDAVINYKETPIRQALEDATPKGIDVYFDNVGGDHLEAALRRMNTLGRIPVCGFISGYNSGHSNVSNLSNIIYSRVMLRGFVGTDFMHLYGDFQRDMAGWLKDGKVKYQETILDGIANAPSALIGLMEGKNSGKMLVKLAA; from the coding sequence ATGCCCAAGAGCCGCGAAATCCACCTTGTCGCCCGTCCGAAGGGCCTGCCCGCCCAGGACGACTTCGCCCTGGTCGAGACGTCCGTGCCGGACGCCGCCGACGGCCAGGTGCTGGTCGAGAACCTCTACATGTCGGTCGACCCGGCCATGCGTCCGCGGCTAACCGCCGGCCAGGACCTCAACGTCGCCATGATGGGCGGCGCGCTCGGCAAGGTGGTGCAGTCCAAGCACCCCGATTTCGCGGTCGGCGACCTGGTCTCCAACCGTCTGGGCTTCCGCGAGTTCTTCGTCTCCGACGGCAAGGGCTTGACCAAGCTTGTCGCCGATCCGGACCTGCCGCTGACGGTCCACATGCATGCGCTCGGCATGACCGGCTTCACCGCCTATGGCGGCCTGCTGCACATCGGCCAGCTCAAGGACGGCGAGCAGGTCTTCGTCTCCACCGCCGCCGGCGCCGTGGGCTCGGTCGCCGCCCAGATCGCCAAGATCAAGGGCTGCTATGTGGTGGGCTCCACCGGCGCGGCGGACAAGGCCGCCTGGCTGAGGGACGAGGTGGGCCTGGACGCGGTCATCAACTACAAGGAGACCCCGATCCGCCAGGCGCTGGAAGACGCCACGCCCAAGGGGATCGACGTCTATTTCGACAATGTCGGCGGCGACCACCTGGAGGCCGCCCTGCGCCGCATGAACACGCTCGGCCGCATCCCGGTCTGCGGCTTCATCTCCGGCTACAATTCCGGCCACTCCAACGTCTCGAACCTGTCGAACATCATCTATTCGCGGGTCATGCTGCGCGGCTTCGTCGGCACCGACTTCATGCACCTCTATGGCGACTTCCAGCGCGACATGGCCGGCTGGCTGAAGGACGGCAAGGTCAAGTACCAGGAGACCATCCTGGACGGCATCGCCAACGCGCCTTCCGCCTTGATCGGACTGATGGAAGGCAAGAACTCCGGCAAGATGCTGGTGAAGCTCGCCGCCTGA